GCTGCGGCGCGGGCAGCCCGGGCGAGGACTACGTGGTCCTGGCGATCGGCCGCGACTTCAGCGACGTCTCGCCCATGCGCGGCGTGATCCAGGGCGGCGCGCAGCACACGCTCGAGGTGGCGGTGACGGTGGCGCCGCCGGCGGAACTGGAAGGGCGCGAGCTCGATCCGCGCGAAGGGCACTGACGCACCGGTCGATAGAATCGATCGCTCCTTTCAACCGCCTTCCTGGAGCGACCGATGAGCGCACTCGCCAAGCTCAAGCAACTGGGCATCACCCTGCCCCCCGTGGCCGTCCCGGCCGCCGCCTACGTGCCCTTCGTGCAGACCGGCAACCTCGTGTTCATCAGCGGCAACATCGCGCGCAAAAACGGCCAGGCCTGGGTCGGCCAGCTCGGCCTGACCATGACCACCGAAGAAGGCAAGGAAGCCGCGCGCTCGGTGGCCATCGCCCTGATGGGCACGCTGCAGGCGGCCTGCGAAGCGGCCGGCAAGACGCTCGACGACGTCAAGCGCATCGTCAAGGTCATGAGCCTGGTCAACAGCACACCCACCTTCACCGAGCAGCACCTGGTCACCAACGGCTGCAGCGAACTGCTGGGCGAGGTCTTCGGCTCGGCCCACGCGCGCAGCGCCTTCGGCGTGGCGCAGTTGCCCATGGGCGCCTGCGTGGAGATCGAGCTGATCGCCGAGCTGGGCTGATCAGCGTTGCTGGCGGCGCGCGTTCGCGCGCCGTACCTGGCGGCTCTGCGTGGCCTCAGCGGTCGCTTTCTCGCGCGCCGCGCGGCGCTGCATGACACGCCGC
This is a stretch of genomic DNA from Hydrogenophaga crocea. It encodes these proteins:
- a CDS encoding RidA family protein; the protein is MSALAKLKQLGITLPPVAVPAAAYVPFVQTGNLVFISGNIARKNGQAWVGQLGLTMTTEEGKEAARSVAIALMGTLQAACEAAGKTLDDVKRIVKVMSLVNSTPTFTEQHLVTNGCSELLGEVFGSAHARSAFGVAQLPMGACVEIELIAELG